In a genomic window of Mycolicibacter heraklionensis:
- a CDS encoding type I polyketide synthase, translating into MTTIFNRMSAMSADKRGALTEQFDKASRIAAAEPIAVVGIGCRFPGGAAGPDAYWELLETGRDAITEIPSDRWDADEYYDPDPLAPGRMSSKWGGFIDDVAGFDADFFGISPREAEAMDPQQRLMLEVAWEALEHAGMSPETLSGIRSAVMMGVYYTEYQGISAANPDAIDGYSATGNAHAVAVGRIAYLLGLRGPAVAMDSACSSSLVTIHMACQSLRMRESDLALAGGVSLILRPETQIAMAKWGMLSPRGRCHTFDAGADGFVRGEGAGIVVLKRLTDAIRDGDRVLAVVRGSAINQDGKSNGLTAPNTIAQIDAISRALRSADVAANSVNLIETHGTGTSLGDPIEFEALAEVYGRGADKCALGAVKTNIGHLEAAAGIAGFIKAALSVQRGQIPPNLHFSKWNPAIDPSPTRLFVPTEMTPWPAAEGPRRAAVSSFGLGGTNAHVVLEQGPDPVPAPAPAEPVATLVISGKTEKRVADWAATLADWIAGPGAAVPLADIAHTLNHHRSRYAKFATVCARDTEQALAGLRAVAGGYPAPGVVGTHAALRGKGTVFLYSGQGSQWAGMGRQLLVDEPAFAAAVDELESDFVAQVGFSLRQVLESGEPVVGIDRIQPVLVGMQLALTALWRSHGVEPDAVIGHSMGEVAAAVVAGALSPADGLKVIATRSKLMARLSGQGAMALLELDADAAEKLVAEHPDITVAVYAAPQQTVIAGPPDQVDAVVAIVDAQGKLARRVEVDVASHHPTVDPILGELRTALADLKPSAPKIPLISTVGQTGSDTPAFDADYWVHNLRNPVRFSQAVTAAAAGHATFIEVSPHPLLSHAINGNLETARPAGDSQVTGTLLREQPEALSFHTNLATVAPPSSDAPQPDGGIGRADLPPRPWQHVRYWAAPTAASRHTADAHPLLGIHVELPAGHGHVWQADVGTDLVAWMAHHKVHGQVVMPATGFAEMALAAAGEALGLPPSAVAVDRVEVEQMLRVDERTEVTTRLLHDADGSDELRIEIHSRPAGGSWSRHAVARAAAAQPAAAAQRPAPTGGGTALSPADLYTALRRTGLQHGPAFAALTRIVRKPGGASEAEIVLPDEATAHRGYRIHPVMLDAALQCLAAALPDESLMGSAGMEEATYLPVAVENIRVFGDVGRRARGHAELTSHDDGGILGRVTLTDDTGTVTAELSGIYLQRVQRRTVPLPLSQKIFDTEWVDAAAPAQPPAAADGSWLVLTDGSETEALAADFAARFGSDSRRVITADLTSEPAVREAFAQTADDPDRPPVGVVVLAARSAFDGTENGDAPARGRDLAWSVASTVRTIVGGWHGTAPRLWLVGRNGLTVDAQEPHEFGDPSICALKGLVRVLAYEHPDLHTGVVDLDASADPVASLITELGLASTDDVVAWRGERRYAERLKRANLTPTGAPTVRSDGAYVLTGGLGGIGLVVARWLIDHGAARIVLNSRSQPSEEQRAVLAELEQRAQIAVVSGDLAAPGVAESLVAAAEQTGLTLRGVIHGAAVIDDQIVVGIDKDTLGRVWAPKAAAALRLHVATAGKELDWWVGFSSTSSLLGAPGQASYAAASAWLDGLVAWRRAAGLPAITINWGQWSGVGVAQELKFSALDPINPDEGMEALEAILGGDLSRIGVARLRLDRVAAAFPELQQLGYFATLAEELDLDDEDDDWPGPEGLKQLSAAEAAKAVVTRLGSRIMAIMGYPKGSVIDPARPLTELGMDSLMAVRIRNTVRGDFGAEPPVALLLQGASLTDLAADLARQLGLAEEERADGADGASDVRSRAQQRAAARQRAAARRKVGDRS; encoded by the coding sequence ATGACGACGATCTTCAACAGGATGTCGGCCATGAGCGCCGACAAACGGGGGGCGCTGACCGAACAGTTCGATAAGGCGTCGCGGATCGCCGCCGCCGAACCGATCGCGGTCGTCGGGATCGGCTGCCGCTTCCCGGGTGGCGCCGCGGGCCCGGACGCCTACTGGGAGCTGTTGGAGACAGGGCGCGACGCCATCACCGAAATCCCTTCGGATCGGTGGGACGCCGACGAGTACTACGACCCGGACCCGTTGGCCCCGGGCCGGATGTCGTCGAAGTGGGGCGGCTTCATCGACGATGTCGCCGGATTCGACGCGGACTTCTTCGGGATCTCCCCGCGCGAAGCCGAGGCCATGGACCCGCAACAGCGGTTGATGCTCGAGGTCGCCTGGGAGGCCCTCGAACACGCCGGGATGTCGCCGGAAACCCTGTCGGGCATCCGTTCCGCGGTGATGATGGGTGTGTATTACACCGAATACCAAGGGATTTCGGCAGCCAACCCAGACGCGATCGACGGCTACTCGGCCACCGGTAACGCCCACGCCGTCGCCGTCGGCCGGATCGCCTACCTGTTGGGTCTGCGCGGTCCCGCGGTCGCGATGGACTCGGCGTGCTCGTCGTCGCTGGTCACCATTCACATGGCCTGCCAGAGCCTGCGCATGCGGGAGAGCGACTTGGCCCTGGCCGGCGGCGTCAGCCTCATCCTGCGGCCGGAAACCCAGATCGCCATGGCCAAGTGGGGAATGCTGTCACCACGCGGCAGGTGCCACACCTTCGACGCCGGAGCGGACGGATTCGTGCGCGGCGAGGGCGCCGGGATCGTCGTACTCAAGCGGCTCACCGACGCCATCCGCGACGGCGACCGAGTGCTGGCGGTGGTGCGCGGCTCGGCGATCAATCAGGACGGCAAGTCCAACGGCCTGACCGCGCCGAACACCATCGCCCAGATCGACGCGATCAGCCGGGCGCTGCGCAGCGCCGACGTTGCGGCGAACTCGGTGAACCTGATCGAAACCCACGGCACCGGAACGTCTTTGGGCGATCCCATCGAGTTCGAGGCGCTCGCCGAAGTCTACGGGCGCGGCGCCGACAAGTGCGCGCTGGGAGCGGTCAAGACCAACATCGGCCACCTGGAGGCGGCCGCCGGGATCGCCGGCTTCATCAAGGCCGCACTGTCTGTGCAACGCGGACAGATTCCGCCGAATCTGCACTTCTCCAAGTGGAACCCGGCGATCGACCCGTCCCCGACGCGGCTGTTCGTCCCCACCGAGATGACACCTTGGCCGGCGGCCGAGGGCCCACGGCGCGCTGCGGTGTCATCGTTCGGGCTGGGCGGAACCAACGCGCACGTGGTGCTCGAGCAGGGGCCGGACCCGGTACCGGCGCCAGCACCGGCCGAGCCGGTCGCCACGCTGGTGATCTCGGGCAAAACCGAAAAGCGGGTAGCGGATTGGGCTGCCACGCTGGCCGATTGGATCGCCGGTCCGGGCGCCGCTGTGCCGCTGGCCGACATCGCCCACACCCTCAACCACCACCGCAGCCGGTACGCCAAGTTCGCCACGGTCTGCGCGCGCGACACTGAGCAGGCGCTGGCCGGGTTGCGGGCGGTCGCCGGCGGATACCCGGCACCCGGCGTGGTCGGCACGCATGCCGCGTTGCGCGGCAAGGGCACCGTCTTCCTGTACTCGGGCCAGGGATCCCAGTGGGCCGGCATGGGCCGCCAGCTGCTGGTCGACGAGCCGGCATTCGCCGCTGCCGTCGACGAACTGGAGTCAGATTTCGTTGCGCAGGTGGGGTTCTCGTTGCGTCAGGTCCTCGAATCCGGCGAACCGGTGGTCGGTATCGACCGCATCCAGCCGGTGCTGGTGGGCATGCAGCTGGCATTGACGGCGCTGTGGCGCTCCCACGGCGTCGAGCCGGACGCGGTGATCGGGCACTCGATGGGGGAGGTGGCTGCGGCCGTGGTGGCCGGTGCACTGAGCCCCGCGGATGGTCTCAAGGTGATCGCCACCCGGTCCAAGCTGATGGCCCGATTGAGCGGCCAGGGCGCGATGGCGCTGCTGGAGCTGGACGCCGACGCCGCCGAGAAACTGGTCGCCGAGCACCCCGACATCACGGTGGCGGTGTACGCAGCGCCGCAGCAGACCGTGATCGCCGGGCCGCCCGACCAGGTCGACGCGGTGGTGGCGATCGTCGACGCCCAGGGCAAACTGGCCCGGCGCGTCGAGGTGGACGTGGCGTCGCACCACCCGACGGTGGACCCGATCCTGGGCGAGCTGCGGACCGCGCTCGCCGACCTCAAACCGTCGGCGCCGAAGATTCCGCTGATCAGCACCGTCGGCCAAACCGGCAGCGACACACCGGCATTCGATGCGGACTACTGGGTGCACAACCTGCGCAACCCGGTGCGCTTCAGCCAGGCCGTGACCGCGGCCGCCGCCGGGCACGCCACCTTCATCGAGGTCAGCCCGCATCCGCTGCTCAGCCACGCCATCAACGGCAACCTCGAAACGGCGCGGCCTGCCGGTGACAGCCAGGTGACGGGCACGCTGCTGCGCGAGCAGCCCGAAGCGCTGAGCTTTCACACCAACCTGGCGACCGTCGCGCCGCCGTCCTCCGATGCCCCGCAACCCGACGGTGGGATCGGGCGCGCCGACCTGCCGCCGCGGCCGTGGCAGCACGTCCGGTACTGGGCGGCGCCGACCGCCGCCAGCCGCCACACCGCCGATGCGCATCCACTGCTGGGCATCCACGTCGAGTTGCCGGCCGGTCACGGCCATGTCTGGCAGGCCGACGTGGGCACCGACCTCGTCGCGTGGATGGCCCACCACAAGGTGCACGGCCAGGTCGTGATGCCCGCCACGGGCTTCGCCGAGATGGCGTTGGCCGCGGCCGGTGAAGCATTGGGCCTGCCGCCGTCCGCCGTCGCTGTCGACCGGGTCGAGGTCGAACAGATGCTGCGGGTCGACGAGCGGACCGAGGTCACCACCCGGTTGCTGCACGACGCCGACGGGTCCGATGAACTGCGCATCGAGATCCATTCCCGCCCAGCCGGCGGCAGCTGGTCGCGGCACGCCGTGGCCCGCGCCGCGGCGGCGCAACCCGCGGCCGCGGCGCAACGCCCGGCCCCCACCGGCGGCGGTACCGCGCTGTCACCTGCCGACCTGTACACGGCGCTGCGCCGCACCGGTCTGCAGCACGGGCCGGCGTTCGCCGCACTGACCCGGATCGTGCGCAAGCCCGGTGGCGCCTCGGAGGCCGAGATCGTGCTGCCCGACGAGGCGACTGCGCACCGTGGCTACCGGATCCACCCGGTGATGCTGGACGCGGCCCTGCAGTGCCTGGCCGCGGCGCTGCCCGACGAGTCGTTGATGGGTTCGGCCGGGATGGAAGAGGCCACCTACCTTCCGGTGGCGGTCGAGAACATCCGGGTGTTCGGCGACGTGGGCCGCCGGGCCCGCGGGCACGCCGAGCTGACCAGCCACGACGACGGCGGAATCCTGGGCCGGGTCACGCTGACCGACGACACCGGGACGGTCACCGCCGAGCTGTCCGGAATCTATCTGCAGCGGGTGCAGCGCCGTACCGTGCCACTGCCCTTGAGCCAGAAGATCTTCGACACCGAGTGGGTCGACGCCGCCGCCCCCGCGCAGCCGCCGGCCGCAGCCGACGGCAGCTGGCTGGTGCTGACCGACGGTTCCGAAACCGAAGCGCTGGCAGCCGATTTCGCCGCCCGCTTCGGCTCGGACAGCCGCCGGGTGATCACCGCGGACCTGACCAGCGAACCCGCGGTGCGGGAGGCGTTCGCGCAGACCGCCGACGACCCGGACCGGCCGCCGGTCGGGGTGGTTGTGCTGGCGGCCCGAAGCGCCTTCGACGGCACCGAGAATGGCGATGCCCCGGCGCGCGGTCGCGACCTGGCCTGGTCGGTCGCCTCGACGGTGCGCACCATCGTCGGCGGCTGGCACGGCACCGCGCCGCGCCTGTGGCTGGTGGGCCGCAACGGCCTGACCGTGGATGCGCAGGAGCCGCATGAGTTCGGCGACCCGTCGATCTGCGCACTCAAGGGCCTGGTCCGGGTGCTGGCCTATGAGCACCCCGACCTGCACACCGGTGTGGTCGACTTGGACGCGTCGGCGGACCCGGTGGCGTCGCTGATCACCGAGTTGGGGCTGGCGAGCACCGACGACGTGGTGGCCTGGCGCGGGGAGCGCCGCTACGCCGAACGTCTCAAGCGCGCGAACTTGACACCCACCGGCGCCCCGACCGTGCGGTCCGACGGCGCCTACGTACTGACCGGTGGCTTGGGCGGTATCGGGTTGGTCGTCGCCCGGTGGCTGATCGACCACGGTGCCGCGCGGATCGTGCTCAACAGTCGTTCACAGCCTTCCGAAGAGCAGCGCGCGGTGTTGGCCGAGCTCGAGCAGCGGGCCCAGATCGCGGTGGTGTCCGGGGATCTCGCCGCACCGGGTGTGGCCGAGAGCCTGGTCGCCGCCGCCGAGCAGACCGGGCTGACGCTGCGCGGTGTCATCCACGGTGCTGCGGTCATCGACGACCAGATCGTGGTCGGTATCGACAAGGACACCCTGGGCCGGGTGTGGGCGCCCAAGGCCGCCGCAGCACTGCGCCTGCATGTCGCGACGGCCGGTAAGGAACTGGACTGGTGGGTCGGGTTCTCCTCGACCTCGTCGCTGCTGGGGGCGCCCGGCCAGGCCTCTTACGCCGCGGCCAGCGCCTGGCTGGACGGCCTGGTGGCGTGGCGGCGGGCCGCCGGGCTGCCGGCGATCACCATCAACTGGGGCCAATGGTCCGGCGTCGGTGTCGCCCAGGAGCTCAAGTTCAGTGCGCTGGACCCGATCAACCCCGACGAAGGCATGGAAGCCCTCGAGGCGATTCTGGGCGGCGATCTGTCCCGGATCGGCGTTGCGCGGCTGCGGCTGGACCGGGTGGCCGCGGCCTTCCCGGAACTGCAGCAACTCGGGTACTTCGCGACACTGGCCGAAGAGCTCGACCTCGACGACGAGGACGACGACTGGCCCGGTCCGGAAGGCCTGAAGCAGCTCAGCGCGGCTGAGGCCGCCAAAGCCGTTGTCACACGGTTGGGTTCGCGGATCATGGCGATCATGGGCTACCCCAAGGGCAGCGTCATCGACCCCGCTCGGCCGTTGACCGAGCTGGGCATGGACTCGCTGATGGCGGTGCGCATCCGTAACACCGTTCGTGGCGACTTCGGCGCGGAGCCCCCGGTGGCACTGCTGCTGCAGGGCGCCTCACTGACCGACC
- a CDS encoding type I polyketide synthase, with amino-acid sequence MSEKSAAPVGGPDRRAIVAEALRKIDDLTARLAVAEAGDTEPIAVVGVGCRLPGGVDGPAALWRLLCDEGSGIVRVPADRWDADALFSSDHSVPGTICSREGGFLTSWQPAEFDAEFFGYSPREADAMDPQQRLLMEVAWEALEHAGITKEAIRGTQTGIFVGLTTNDYAVLAAEKLNPRDADPYLSFGNGPNFAAGRLSYFLGVHGPAMMVDTACSSSLVTIHLACASLRRRESDQALAAGVNLMLAPQNSIATSRWGMLAPDGQCKTFDAAADGYVRGEGAGVVVLKRLSDAQRDGDRVLAVVRGSAVNQDGPSSGQTVPSGPAQQKVVRAALASARLEPADIDYVEAHGTGTALGDPIELDALSAVFGERGSSAPLVLGSVKTNLGHLESASGVAGFIKTVLSVQQGFIPRHLNFSQLTPNAGVGAWNFVVAARAMDWPAVSRPRRAGVSSFGVSGTNAHVIVEQAPDAEVAAAAPAVPVSTLVVSGKSPARIAATAGVLAQWLQTDGAGVALPDIAETLRENRSRFKYTAGVCARDRAAALAGLTALAAGESGPGVVEPKSRPATSRPVFVFSGQGSHWVGMGRRLLADEPVFAAAVDELEPVFVRQVGFSLREVIEQGREISGDAQVQPVIMGLQLALAALWRSYGVVPDAVIGHSMGEVSAAVVAGALTLEQGLQVIGVRSALMSRQAGQGAVALLELDAAATQELLAGYPGVEVAGYLSPRQTVVAGAPADVDAVIAAVAASERFARRVNMEVASHTAFMDPILDELRAELADLTPQMPQIPFISTAVDPAGPTPRLDAEYWVANVRKPALVIQAVTVAVADHDTFIEVSPHPLLTHSIIETAEAAVAEPVTVASTLRRGDDETLSFHVQLTELGRHHSGTGDAKAGGFAELPNTPWQHSLHWLHVPGRAGQASDVHPLLGVHVEMLTGGDHMWQNDLRVEAMPWLADQPVHGQAVASAAAVIEMAVAAGSQALGRPAESISVTDLKIEQPLVLEHGTQVTTQLSGANGQTRVEIHARQGDEAWTRHAVADIAAAPADRVGPESQEDSADSVLTLPDDVATHPAYRLHPALLDAGLRQLAAGIPADDAEHSGYVPAAVAAVRVFAPVGRQVRCHTEVSSHEDKVAVGRVVLTDDSGAVVAELTGVELRPLDPRSLRVPLGQKLFAAEWALSSAPDVAGAVDGSWLVLSEPSAGELAAQFGARLAGPNRKVVTGRFADEPALSEAVARTAADPAHPPAGIVVFLDRAGFDGSDPDGALARARELIWTAASTARAAVEGWPEASGDHKPRLWLVSRGGLAFGSDEPGDPAVGALKGVVRTWRFPGELARVLADEPDLGATLVDLDASGDTAALVDALLAELGAPLRDDVIAWRGGQRYTERLTRAALDGAGDTAGTAETAQAKVRADGSYLLTGGLGGLGTVVARWLAARGAGRIVLNGRSEPSEQQRAVLDELAAATEVVFVAGDISSPGVAERLVAAAQETGKPLRGVVHAAGVLGDGLVTAVSRESLESVWSAKAVGAARLHAATAATPLDWWVGFSSMAALLGLPGQLGYATSNAWLDALMAWRHASGLPATAINWGQWSDVGLGRSMTLSVLDPISPDEGIEALDAVLGADAGLIGPRVGVGRLRIDRAVATSPEFRDLTFFEDLVAEASETGVTGGAAATGEQAGAGASAAGVPDWSTIPADKRHEELVVRLQAILARELRTSATAVDVDQPFPEMGLDSMIAMTVLKETQQLVGVDLSASMLWNHPSISALTTHLVGLLASRYAEPDSTAGQDDDDLGFGSSGGVLDELFDQVESASTGSESGIY; translated from the coding sequence TTGAGCGAGAAGAGTGCTGCGCCGGTCGGGGGGCCGGATCGTCGGGCGATTGTTGCTGAGGCGCTGCGCAAGATTGATGATTTGACGGCGCGGTTGGCGGTTGCTGAGGCGGGGGATACTGAGCCGATCGCGGTGGTGGGTGTGGGGTGTCGTCTGCCTGGTGGGGTGGATGGTCCGGCCGCGTTGTGGCGGTTGTTGTGTGATGAGGGTTCGGGGATTGTTCGGGTTCCGGCGGATCGTTGGGATGCCGATGCGTTGTTTTCGTCGGATCATTCGGTGCCGGGGACGATTTGTTCTCGTGAGGGCGGGTTTTTGACGTCGTGGCAGCCGGCGGAGTTTGACGCGGAGTTCTTCGGCTATTCGCCGCGTGAGGCTGATGCGATGGATCCTCAGCAGCGGTTGTTGATGGAGGTGGCCTGGGAGGCGTTGGAGCATGCCGGGATCACCAAGGAGGCGATCCGGGGCACTCAGACCGGCATTTTCGTCGGCCTGACAACCAACGACTACGCCGTCCTCGCAGCCGAGAAGCTCAACCCGCGCGACGCCGACCCGTACCTCTCGTTTGGCAACGGACCGAATTTTGCGGCGGGGCGGTTGTCGTATTTCTTGGGTGTGCATGGTCCGGCGATGATGGTGGATACGGCGTGTTCGTCGTCGTTGGTGACGATTCATTTGGCGTGTGCGAGTTTGCGGCGTCGGGAGTCGGATCAGGCGTTGGCTGCCGGGGTGAATTTGATGTTGGCTCCGCAGAACAGCATTGCGACCTCGCGGTGGGGGATGTTGGCCCCGGATGGGCAGTGCAAGACCTTTGATGCCGCCGCTGATGGTTATGTGCGCGGCGAGGGTGCTGGGGTGGTGGTGCTCAAGCGGCTCTCGGATGCGCAGCGTGATGGTGACCGGGTTTTGGCGGTGGTGCGGGGTTCGGCGGTGAATCAGGATGGGCCGTCGTCGGGTCAGACGGTGCCGTCGGGTCCGGCGCAGCAGAAGGTGGTGCGGGCGGCGTTGGCGTCGGCGCGGTTGGAGCCGGCCGATATCGACTATGTCGAGGCGCATGGCACCGGGACGGCGTTGGGTGATCCGATTGAGTTGGATGCCTTGTCGGCGGTGTTTGGTGAGCGGGGTTCCTCGGCGCCGTTGGTGTTGGGGTCGGTGAAGACCAATTTGGGGCATCTGGAGTCTGCGTCGGGTGTTGCCGGGTTCATCAAGACGGTGTTGTCGGTGCAGCAGGGCTTCATCCCGCGGCATCTGAACTTCTCCCAGTTGACACCCAACGCCGGTGTCGGGGCCTGGAACTTTGTGGTGGCAGCTCGGGCGATGGATTGGCCGGCGGTGTCGCGTCCGCGTCGGGCGGGGGTGTCCTCGTTTGGGGTGTCGGGCACTAATGCGCATGTGATCGTGGAGCAGGCCCCAGATGCTGAGGTTGCTGCGGCGGCTCCGGCGGTGCCGGTGAGCACGTTGGTGGTGTCGGGGAAGTCGCCGGCGCGCATCGCGGCCACCGCCGGGGTGCTCGCACAGTGGCTTCAGACCGATGGCGCTGGTGTGGCCCTGCCCGACATCGCAGAGACCCTGCGGGAGAACCGAAGCCGCTTCAAGTACACCGCGGGCGTATGCGCTCGCGACCGCGCTGCCGCGCTGGCCGGACTGACCGCACTCGCCGCCGGCGAGTCTGGCCCCGGCGTCGTCGAGCCCAAGTCGCGGCCGGCGACATCTCGGCCGGTCTTTGTGTTTTCGGGTCAGGGTTCGCATTGGGTGGGGATGGGTCGTCGGTTGTTGGCCGATGAGCCGGTGTTTGCTGCGGCTGTTGATGAGTTGGAGCCGGTTTTTGTTCGGCAGGTGGGTTTTTCGCTGCGTGAGGTGATTGAGCAGGGTCGTGAGATTTCCGGTGATGCGCAGGTGCAGCCGGTGATCATGGGGTTGCAGTTGGCGTTGGCGGCGTTGTGGCGTTCTTATGGGGTGGTTCCGGATGCGGTGATTGGGCATTCGATGGGGGAGGTGTCTGCGGCGGTGGTGGCCGGGGCGCTGACTTTGGAGCAGGGTTTGCAGGTGATCGGGGTGCGGTCGGCGTTGATGTCGCGCCAGGCCGGTCAGGGTGCGGTGGCGTTGTTGGAGTTGGATGCCGCGGCGACGCAGGAGTTGTTGGCGGGGTATCCCGGTGTTGAGGTGGCGGGGTATTTGTCGCCGCGGCAGACGGTGGTGGCGGGTGCGCCGGCGGATGTGGATGCGGTGATCGCTGCGGTGGCTGCGAGTGAGCGGTTTGCCCGGCGGGTGAACATGGAAGTGGCCTCCCATACCGCGTTCATGGATCCGATCCTCGATGAACTGCGCGCCGAACTGGCCGACCTCACCCCCCAAATGCCACAAATCCCGTTCATTTCGACTGCGGTGGATCCCGCGGGACCCACGCCGCGATTGGACGCGGAGTACTGGGTTGCCAATGTGCGCAAGCCCGCATTGGTCATTCAGGCCGTGACCGTGGCGGTGGCGGACCACGACACGTTCATCGAGGTCAGCCCCCACCCATTGTTGACCCACTCGATCATCGAGACGGCCGAAGCCGCCGTCGCCGAACCGGTGACGGTGGCCTCGACCCTGCGCCGGGGCGACGACGAAACACTGAGCTTCCATGTTCAGCTCACCGAACTCGGCCGGCACCACAGCGGCACCGGCGACGCCAAGGCCGGCGGATTCGCCGAACTGCCCAACACACCCTGGCAACACAGCCTGCATTGGCTCCACGTGCCCGGACGGGCCGGCCAGGCATCGGACGTGCATCCGCTGCTCGGCGTACACGTCGAGATGCTCACCGGCGGCGACCACATGTGGCAGAACGACCTTCGTGTTGAGGCCATGCCGTGGCTGGCCGACCAACCGGTGCACGGACAGGCTGTTGCGTCCGCGGCGGCAGTGATCGAGATGGCCGTGGCGGCAGGCAGCCAGGCCCTCGGCAGACCGGCCGAGTCGATCTCGGTGACCGACCTGAAGATCGAACAGCCGCTGGTGCTGGAGCACGGGACGCAGGTCACCACCCAGCTCAGCGGGGCCAACGGCCAGACCCGGGTCGAGATCCACGCCCGCCAGGGCGACGAAGCCTGGACCCGGCACGCGGTTGCCGACATCGCAGCGGCGCCGGCGGATCGGGTGGGCCCGGAGTCCCAAGAGGACTCCGCGGACAGTGTGCTCACCCTGCCCGACGACGTGGCCACCCATCCCGCGTACCGCCTACACCCGGCCTTGCTCGATGCCGGGCTGCGGCAGCTGGCGGCGGGCATCCCGGCCGATGACGCAGAGCACAGCGGTTACGTGCCGGCGGCGGTGGCCGCGGTGCGGGTGTTCGCACCTGTTGGACGCCAGGTGCGTTGCCACACCGAGGTGAGCAGTCACGAGGACAAGGTGGCCGTTGGCCGAGTGGTCCTGACGGATGACTCGGGCGCCGTCGTTGCCGAACTCACCGGCGTCGAACTGCGCCCGCTCGATCCCCGCTCCCTGCGGGTGCCCCTGGGCCAGAAGCTCTTCGCCGCCGAATGGGCTCTGTCGTCGGCACCGGATGTCGCCGGGGCGGTCGACGGCAGCTGGCTGGTGCTTTCCGAGCCGTCTGCCGGAGAACTCGCCGCGCAGTTCGGGGCACGCCTGGCCGGGCCGAATCGCAAGGTCGTGACCGGCCGGTTCGCCGACGAACCGGCCCTGAGCGAGGCGGTTGCACGTACCGCCGCCGATCCCGCACACCCGCCGGCCGGCATCGTGGTCTTCCTTGACCGGGCCGGGTTCGACGGGTCCGACCCGGACGGCGCACTGGCTCGCGCCCGTGAGCTCATCTGGACGGCCGCGTCGACGGCCCGCGCAGCGGTTGAGGGCTGGCCGGAAGCGTCCGGCGACCACAAGCCGCGGTTGTGGCTGGTCAGCCGCGGTGGGCTGGCCTTCGGGAGCGACGAGCCCGGCGACCCGGCTGTCGGTGCGCTGAAGGGCGTGGTCCGCACCTGGCGGTTCCCCGGCGAACTCGCCCGGGTCCTGGCCGACGAACCCGACCTGGGCGCCACCCTGGTGGACCTGGACGCATCGGGGGACACCGCGGCCCTGGTCGACGCCTTGCTGGCGGAACTGGGCGCTCCGCTGCGCGACGACGTGATCGCCTGGCGCGGTGGGCAGCGCTACACGGAACGCCTCACCCGGGCCGCGCTCGACGGCGCCGGGGACACCGCGGGGACCGCTGAAACTGCCCAAGCCAAGGTCCGGGCCGACGGCTCCTACCTGCTCACCGGGGGTCTGGGCGGACTGGGCACCGTGGTAGCGCGCTGGCTGGCGGCCCGTGGCGCCGGGCGAATCGTCCTCAACGGCCGCAGCGAGCCCTCCGAACAGCAGCGTGCCGTCCTCGATGAACTGGCCGCCGCCACCGAAGTGGTCTTCGTAGCCGGCGACATCAGTTCGCCCGGGGTGGCCGAGCGTCTGGTGGCCGCCGCGCAGGAGACCGGCAAGCCGCTGCGTGGTGTGGTGCATGCCGCGGGCGTGCTGGGCGACGGCCTGGTGACGGCCGTGAGCCGGGAGAGCCTGGAGAGCGTGTGGTCGGCCAAGGCCGTCGGCGCCGCGCGGCTGCATGCCGCCACCGCGGCCACCCCGCTTGACTGGTGGGTGGGCTTCTCCTCGATGGCCGCGCTGCTGGGCCTGCCCGGCCAGCTCGGATACGCCACCTCCAACGCCTGGTTGGACGCGCTGATGGCGTGGCGGCACGCGTCGGGCCTGCCCGCAACCGCCATCAACTGGGGCCAGTGGTCGGATGTGGGTCTGGGCCGCTCGATGACGCTCAGCGTCCTCGATCCGATCAGCCCCGACGAAGGCATCGAGGCGCTGGACGCCGTGCTGGGTGCCGACGCCGGCCTGATCGGCCCCCGGGTCGGGGTGGGACGCCTGCGTATCGACCGTGCAGTCGCCACCTCGCCGGAGTTCCGTGATCTGACCTTCTTCGAGGACCTCGTCGCTGAGGCCTCTGAAACCGGAGTGACGGGCGGTGCTGCTGCGACCGGTGAGCAAGCCGGTGCCGGCGCGTCGGCGGCAGGCGTGCCGGACTGGTCGACCATCCCGGCCGACAAGCGGCACGAGGAATTGGTGGTCAGGCTGCAGGCTATTCTGGCCCGCGAACTTCGGACATCCGCGACAGCGGTCGATGTGGATCAGCCGTTCCCGGAGATGGGGCTCGATTCCATGATCGCGATGACGGTTCTGAAAGAGACACAACAGTTGGTGGGGGTGGATTTGTCGGCGTCAATGCTGTGGAATCACCCCAGCATCTCAGCGTTGACGACACACCTGGTGGGACTGCTGGCGTCGCGTTATGCGGAGCCGGACAGCACAGCGGGCCAAGACGACGATGATTTGGGGTTCGGCTCATCCGGCGGCGTGCTGGATGAGTTGTTCGATCAGGTCGAGTCGGCTTCGACCGGTAGCGAGAGCGGTATTTATTGA